A single genomic interval of bacterium harbors:
- a CDS encoding UbiD family decarboxylase, with protein sequence MSYRDLRGWMTQVEELGELKVVQKADWNVEIGVITEIVMNRHGPALLFDDITGYPAGYRIVANALGGPKRLAYTLGLPTDRDIKELVPLWQQKKAALRPIPPKVVKDGPVMENVARGEDVDLLKFPTPKWHEHDGGRYIGTGSVDITRDPEEGWVNLGCYRVMVHERNQVGFYISPGKQGRIQREKWFARGGPMPIAMSFGHDPAIFMAGSLEIPWGMSEYDWVGGVKGQPVEVIEGPVTGLPIPAHAEIVIEGFVDPGHKLPEGPFGEWTGYYASKQREEPVVKVAALYHRNQPILLGSPPVKPPSELAYYRAFLRAAAIDEELKASGVPDVTGVWCHEVGGSRLFNVVAIKQRYSGHAKQAAVVASQCHAGAYLGRFTVVVDEDIDVMNLEEVMWAICTRCDPEKDIDILRRCWSGPLDPIIPPGQKGLNSRAIIDATRPFEWRDQFPVVAESSPERRAEVLKKWGHIVLS encoded by the coding sequence ATGAGCTACCGAGACTTGCGTGGCTGGATGACCCAGGTGGAGGAGCTCGGGGAACTCAAGGTCGTCCAGAAGGCAGACTGGAACGTCGAGATCGGGGTCATCACCGAGATCGTGATGAACCGGCACGGACCGGCGCTCTTGTTCGACGACATCACGGGGTACCCCGCGGGCTACCGCATCGTCGCCAACGCGCTCGGCGGGCCGAAGCGTCTGGCGTACACGCTCGGCCTGCCGACGGACCGGGACATCAAGGAGCTGGTGCCGCTGTGGCAGCAGAAGAAAGCGGCGCTCCGGCCGATCCCGCCAAAGGTCGTGAAGGACGGTCCGGTCATGGAGAACGTCGCCCGCGGCGAGGACGTGGATCTGTTGAAGTTTCCGACGCCGAAATGGCACGAGCACGACGGCGGCCGGTACATCGGCACGGGGAGCGTCGACATCACCCGCGATCCAGAGGAAGGGTGGGTGAACCTGGGCTGCTACCGGGTGATGGTGCATGAACGGAATCAGGTGGGATTCTACATCTCGCCCGGGAAGCAGGGGCGCATCCAGCGGGAGAAGTGGTTTGCGCGGGGCGGGCCGATGCCGATCGCGATGTCATTCGGGCACGATCCGGCGATCTTCATGGCGGGCTCGTTGGAGATCCCGTGGGGGATGTCGGAGTACGACTGGGTGGGCGGGGTGAAAGGACAGCCCGTCGAGGTGATCGAGGGCCCGGTGACGGGGCTGCCCATTCCGGCGCACGCGGAGATCGTGATCGAGGGCTTCGTGGATCCGGGCCACAAGCTGCCGGAGGGCCCGTTTGGGGAGTGGACGGGGTACTACGCCAGCAAGCAGCGGGAGGAGCCGGTGGTGAAGGTGGCCGCGCTGTACCACCGCAACCAGCCGATCCTCCTGGGGTCCCCGCCCGTCAAGCCTCCCTCGGAGCTGGCCTACTATCGCGCGTTCCTGCGCGCAGCGGCGATCGACGAAGAGCTCAAGGCCTCCGGCGTTCCCGACGTGACGGGCGTCTGGTGCCACGAGGTGGGGGGCTCGCGGCTGTTCAACGTCGTGGCCATTAAGCAGCGCTATTCGGGGCACGCGAAGCAGGCGGCGGTCGTCGCTTCGCAGTGTCACGCCGGGGCGTACCTCGGGCGCTTTACCGTGGTGGTGGACGAGGATATCGATGTGATGAACCTCGAGGAGGTCATGTGGGCGATCTGCACCCGCTGCGATCCGGAGAAGGACATCGACATCCTCCGGCGGTGCTGGAGCGGCCCGCTCGACCCGATCATCCCGCCGGGGCAGAAGGGGCTGAACTCGCGGGCGATCATCGACGCCACCCGGCCGTTCGAGTGGCGGGACCAGTTTCCCGTGGTCGCCGAATCGAGTCCTGAGCGCCGTGCCGAGGTGCTGAAGAAGTGGGGGCACATCGTCCTCTCGTGA